ttttaattaaaatcagCACAAATTCAAATCTGTATACACTTTTTGGGAAACTGGCATATTAAGTGTGTTTGCTTGCTTTTGTTTATGTGAAAGTATATTATAAGCTATTTTGTAATATTAGATATCTAGTAGAGTTTACTGTCTCTAACCTGTGATTTTGTTGTGATGCTTTTCATTGGGTTTCTGGTCAGATCTGCTTTGGCTCTCTAAGCTATATTGTACCAAGCTATAAGTATCGTTCTCAGGATCTTGTGAGGCGACGATGAGTTGGGTTCCCATCAGTGCCATCAAAACCGGAGGCATATCACACAACACGCTGAAATAGAGACTCAAACACTGCTGAGCACATGGGAACACACGCCAAACTAGCAAAGCTTTATCTTCACCTGTAATATAAAGCCATTGAGATTATCATCAGCAGATAGTCCATTTGAATGCAGTGTGATGATGCAGTAGAgtgtgtgtgaagtgtgtgtgagCACCTGCAGTCAGCAGGTAGCCACTGTTGGGGTATGCCTGCATGCTGCTGAGGTTTTGGTTGTTGTGAGCAGAAGTCCTGAACTGGATTTTGCCTGAATGCATATTAAGCACAGACACACAACCACCACAATGGCCCAGTACAACCAGAAACCTGTGAGGGACACACAAGCTAAGGATGTATCTTACTTTccttaaaagaaaaaattaaggcATAATAAATGTTGAGAAAAATAACTTTTGACTTCTTAtgaccaaaaaaaattaaataatctacCACAAATACCAACCTGTTTTTTGCATCATGAAGAAGTTGTATCTTCTTTGGTTTTTGTGATCTCTGCATCTGTAAGGACCTCCATTCTTCTTGTCCAAGTTGTATACCTTTAACATCATTATATAAGACCATGCAGCAAACTATGCCTATATTAGCTTGCATCTGCCCACCTGACCAATCCCAATGCTCTATCCCATGCCACTCATCCAGTACTGTTACTGGACTGGTCAATGTACTAGCAGTAGTTACCACTCCATCCTCAGTGAGGACCAGTAAGATATCTTTAGGTACACAGTAATCAGCACACCTTACTCTTCCATTGGCTTGGAATCTAGTGAGCACTTCACCTGTTTCTGCCGCAACAACTGTGACATTGTTGTTTCCATGGATACAAACTACACAGGCATGGAAGGAAGGGGGGGTTGGTGGGGTCAAGATTTGGTGGACAGGTCCTCTCAGGACCCCATCCAGTCTGCAGTGTAGATTGTAAAGGCATTTGAAGGTCCAGAAGTCCACACTGTTGGTGGAATATGAGAAGAAGGTGCCAGCACTATCCGGGCCTCCCATGACAAGAGGAGGTGGGCACCCATTAGGAATGGGTATAATCTGGACCTGGTCTCCAACTTCTGGTCTCCAGCATCTCAAAGTACCATCAAGAGAAGATGACAACAACAGGCCAGACACAGGACACAGAACTAGAGAAGTGACAAGAGCTGGAGGAAGGACACAAAAACCCACACTCATGATGGTAGTAGACACTATTGTGACTGAATTACTGTTGTGAACTGACAAAGATCTTAAGTGCTGCTTGTTTACATCGTTGATACTTAATATAATTTCAACAATGCAGTTGCAAATACTGTCACTCATCACTCATACTTTGAAACTTTATTAATATTGAAGTTAATTGTCTGACCAGTATGTCCCACAAAGGCCATCTGAAGTTCCCAGTCTGGTCCCCACACTCTGATTGTCATATCTGATGCAGTAACTACAATATCCCTAAGTGGACAGTAGACCATCCCTGTAATTTCCCTAAAAAAGAGATTGATTTAATAGaacaaaagtaaaaattttaCATAACTATTTCAATTAAACCAATTTAATCATAATGTTTTCCCAGCTAACTGACTGCATGTATGTTACTCCCTTGGCAAGCCAATGAATCGAACCGGACACCTTGACAATAAAGCAACAagcaaacaataatttttttcaggcAATATAGTGCAGCAGGGATTACATATTTCAGTAAATTATATGAGCAATCTGTTttggtttttggttaaatgcaaaatatatttccACATTATTTTCTAAGACATGACATACATCCATAAGACCTCTTTGTGATTTTTAAGGCTTTTGTCTTGAAAAAGGCGGTTGCTATCAAGTGGCTGAATAGGATAACAGAGGTTGTCAGGGACATTAAACATCATCTCACCCAACAGGTTAACTCATCTACTCACTAGTCTGCTTTTACAGCCCTAGTGTGTTACAGTCAGTGTGTACAGTCTTACAAAACTATTCTAAATGAAACTTTTAGGAAaaacaattgaattgaattgaattgttgaaACTTGAAAGCTTAATGGTGGTGACATTGAAATTAAGCGACCATGGCGTAGTGCATTTACAGCCTACAGCTTACATTTCACTTCTGGTTaattgtatttaggcttcaaaattcataaaagaTGTGAAGTTGTTCATTTGTGGAGATTATCATAAACGTTTTCTGGTTACAGAGCTTATTTTCTACAATAATTCAAAAGTCAGAAGAAAAATCCTATTGGGTTTTTGTCAAGGTAACCAGAGTGATGCTAACTTTcaggttggcctacaaaaatacattatcACTGCAGGACTCTATAATCAAAAAATGGAATGGTCCAAGAATAAATGCATGCGTATTTGGATCTAGTCTGCACTTTCATTAATTgctaaaattttataataaatgttattggTCGGATTACGAATGTTTTCAACaagaaagagagaggagagagtagaattttttttttggttttgaaaaATTTTCCAGTTTAGCAAGAACTCAATCCTTGTAAACAGGCCTTAATAGCTGCAAATGGCTGActtaatacaaaacattaaaaacaaacctTAAATGGAGGTTCTTCTTATGCTCCATAATGCATCCCTCTGTAAGGTCCACCACAACCACAGCGCGTCCGTATGCAGCCAGTGCTCTGGGGCCCTGCTCAGTCCTGCTAGTCATCAGTGCTAGATGTGTGAACACAACTTGTCTCCCCAAACCCTCCACCACCCGTTTACGACACACTAAGTGTGTGAGGCACCATACACATACATTTCCTTTTCCAGCTGTGACAAGCTCATTAGAGTGCTCCAAAATCTGTAACACAGACAGATGAAAACGTCTCTTTAATTCACTTTCACTACAAGTTCCAGCGATCTATCAAACTGTGTCCCGATACCTtcaccagtggttctcaatcttTTTGACtccaaaaaaattactaaaatcatCATAATTTCAATCATTAAATTGTACAATTACAGAAGTTTGGGGATGAAtgaaatttaaatcaaattaaatatcttaaattattttattttgaagtttttgtcttaatttaaaaacttttaattcaTAGTCTAgccagaaaatattttttgtcataaCTATTCATCACGTTGTTCCAGACCTATAAGCTTCTGTGGAACATACAAAAAGATAATtttgtatgaacaaaaaatactATGGATTCAGTAGGAAGCAGATGTACTTGAATTTTAGTCATATTGTTCCCTAAGGGGCCCATccccctggttgagaaccacatatactgtagcctatatattctgtcaaaatttcataaaaaaatttcaaGTTTAATTTAACTATGGTTTTTCATTAAAGCCACACCTTGCACACCCTCACATCCATGGGCTCCACAGCATAAACCAGAGGATTCAGTTCTGCATCTAGTACAGTGAGAACGGCCCCAGGTCCCCATCCAACCAGTCTGCCTGGTAGATGTGTGGAGGTGAGGCCGGCATAACGGAAGGTGAGGGATTGATAAAAAGACAGATCTCTTAGTCGGCCATCGGGATAATAGAACTGCACACGACTTCTCCTGTGAAGACTAGCGAAGCTCCCGGCGCCCACGCCACAGGTCATGTGACTCACAGACTCGTCACAGCAGAGGTGGAGGACATGACAAAGGCCATGGGTGAGGATGCTGGGGCTAACACTCCAATAATTCATCTGAACAGAGGCAGAATGTTCAACAGAGTGGAAGGAAAAGATGATGAAGAAGGTCCaaagaaaaaatgtgggaaggggggggggggattaatgGCCTgtgattaacatttacatttattcatttagcagacgcttttatccaaagcgacttacagatgagaacagtgaaagcaatcaaaaacaacaaaaagagcaatgatatataagtgctataacaagtctcagttaggttaacacagtacacgtagcatgggattttaaataatataataaataacaagaAAACAGAATTTCATGCTCTGTTAACGCATTATGGTACTTAAGCATCATTATGAAGCATAAGATATacacataatataataatgtatactATATTAATGCATAAGcttgacaaaatacattttttcatgTGACAAGTAATTTGAGCTAAAGCATAATAGACATTCCCTTACTTCATCGATGCTCTCCGTACATGCTTGAccgtttttttctccatttgtttGTTCAGGTGAGGAACTTTTCAGAGAATCAGCCTGTGAGGTCTCCATCTCCTCTTTAACCATCTTCATTAACTTACACAAGGTCACCTCACGGATTGGAAAGTCTCCTCTGATTCATCTGTTGTTGCGGAATCAAATTATTTTGATCTTCTTTGACTTGTATGTAGCGCTAGTTTATGGAGCTAAGTTCCTACTCAAAGGTCATCATGCTACGTTTTGTCTGTTCGTGGCAGTTATGTCATTTGTAAATTGCGGCTGTTTGTTATTAAAAATCTGTCGAAGGTCGTTAACTGATCCGTCTGAACAGAGCCGTTGGGCAACAGTTACCATGGAGAAAACGACAGACAACAGTCAACTCGCACTGCTCCTCATACAAGTTTTTGTAAAGCACAGATTTTCCTTTCTCTTGTTAATATTAAACATTGTCATGCAAAAAGATTTTAAAGGATTTCATGATCAAATTGAcgcatttacttaaaaataataatatttatttctttattgttttaaatgttttactatgCTGTTTCATCTATTTTACTTAAttatggaaaaaataataataagtgaagtCGAAATAGCGCAGGTTTAATCGCCTTGGAAACGACGACAAATAAAATTTTACAGAAGAGTATAATGCAGTTAAGAGACAGACTATAATGCCTCGTTCAGACTgtcgagaagggtctggctgcagacttgcacgtCGCACTTgcactcagacttgcattctctcagacacttgcactttagtgatgtgtcgttcttgaacgattcgttcattttgaacgaatctttaatgtgactcgggaagaacgagtcgtctcggggagtgattcgttcagtcgcgcatgcgcattattctataggttctgttctagtagtagtgattcacctgtcagtcaatgcagtcttgagccggaaagagaattgattagttcatagttcgggtctatcgggtttttgactcgttccttaatcacgtgacagccccatacgcttacccaatgcagtctctgagccggaaagagaattgattagttcatagttcttttttttttatttttatttttttattaaacaatacaagcattaaaacattaatacagtacacttaaaataataaagacaaaaaacaaaaacaacaatacacaCAGATTTGTTTGTTATGCCAGggtaacaacaagaaaaacgagGTAATAAAACTACATCTTAAGAAGACACAAAGGACGAATATAAAGAGACTGTTTTCATAGCTTTCAAATTAACAGAACTTCGGATAGTTTCCACATACTTGTCCAAGTCCaatttgaataaagaaaaaagaggttTAGAGCCAGTAAACTTTTGcttatgaatgtgaaatttagCTAACAAgaaacataaattaattatgtaatattttccAGTATTCTCTTTTGAATTGTCAAACAATCCAAAGAAAGcatcatgaaaacaaaaagagaagtcacttacaaaataacactgaataaatGCCAAAAAGTCTGACCAAAATTTTTCAGTGTAGGAGCAttgccaaaataaatgaataaagtctTCTTCAGGAGAATGACAAAAACAGCAACTCACGTCAATGTCTGACTTATATTTCCTAAGAAAGGCTTTAGTTGGGTAACATTTGTGAattaacttaaatgttatttcttttactttattgGTAAGCAGATATCTATGAGGCAAGGTCCATACTTCCTCCCAAGGTATATTCTCCACAATGCCATTCCAATAAGGTATTATGTAAGGAATTGTTATTATCTCTCTCTGAAAAAGAGCTctaattttatagttatttttttgttgatcTGCAGAAAAGCAAACATTTCCGATCATTGTGTCAGTTAAATTCAGAGTGTAAGTACATGGCCATGGAAATGTAGTACCTTGGAACAGAAAAGACACACCAGATGGAATGGCATTGAAAACAACAGCATATTCATCAGCAGATACAGGAATATTATATTTCTGTGAGAAATCTGAGTAGTTGTAAAGTCTGCCTTGTGAATTAAAAAGCTGTCCAACTAAAAGAAGATTGTTTTCAAACCAGTTGTCAAAGAAAAGTGATTTATTCTTGTAAAGAATATCCTTATTGTTCCATAAATAATATCTGTGCGGGAAAAGTTATGTTTGTATATTAAGGACCAGGCCAAGAGCATCTGCTTATGGAAATTAGAAAGTTTGATAgggatttttaaaacattataattacaaAGTAAAAGGAAATTCAGGCCACCAactttagagaaaatataataagGGATAATATTCCAAAGTGAGGAGGGATTTTTAAGAAAATTCTTCAgccaattaattttaaaagtattatttagggTAGTAAAATCTACAAAATCCAGTCCCCCCCATTTAGTTTGGTTCATTATTACAGATTTCCTAATATAGTgagttttatttttccaaacaaaATTGTTTAACATGCTATCAATTTTTTTCAATGTTCCTTTATCAACCTCCAAGGAAAGAGCAGCATAAGTCAGTCGAGACAAACCTTCGGCTTTAGAGAGTAAAATTCTTCCTCTTATTGACAAATCTCTCTGCAGCCATGAGTTGAATTTTCTTTGGGTTTTCACTAGTAAAGGGTCGAAATTTattttgcatcttgttttttggtctttattaattaaaattcctAAGTATGTAACTTGATCATTCACAGGAATGTTACAAATAGAGGGAAGATCACAGCGTTTGATTGACATTAACTCACACTTGTTGATATTTAAGCAGAGACCTGACGCTCTGGAAAAGGACTCGATCAATCTCAAAGCTAAAGGGATCTGAGAGGCGTCTTTCAGAAACAAAGTAGTGTCATCAGCCAGCTGGCTAATAATGATTTGTCTATCGTCAATTGTGATACCTTGCAAATTATTAGTAGAGATATGCAGAGCTAAAAACTGAGAggcaagtaaaaataaatatggagATATAGGACAGCCTTGTCTTACTCCACGTGACAAATTGAATCTTGGTGAGGTTCCAAATTTTAACTTAATAAcactattattatttctgtataaTGTCCTGATGGCTTTGCAGAAATGATCTTCAAACCCAAATTTGTCAAGAGCTTGAAATATGAACTTGTGCTCAAGCGAATCAAAGGCTTTGTAGAAGTCTAAGAAAAGCATGAAACTGTTATTAGGAATGAGATTCTCGTAATCTAGAAGATCTAATATGACGTTTCTCCATAAAACCTGATTGTGATTCATCAATAATAGAGTTAAGGACGTCTTTAATTCTTCTTGCTAAAACTGAAGCTAAAATTTTGTAATCATTATTTAAGAGGGTGATTGGCCTCCAGTTTTCTAGACACTCTTTATCTTTGTTGGGTTTGGGTATCAGGGTGATGACTCCTTGTGTCATGGTTGGTGGAAGTGCTTCCAATTCAAGACTTTCTTCGAACACTTTTAATAAGAAAGGggatacatttttaacaaacatCTTATATAGTTCAGCGGTTAGACCATCACTGCCtggacttttattattttttaaattcttaattgCCTGTTCAATTTCTGATTGAGCTATATCACCATCACAAGCTTCTTTTTCTTCTAATGAAATAACTTTAATTTGATTGACAGAATCAAAAAACAATTTGGCTGAATTATCACAATATCTtgatgtatataatttattatagaaTTTGGAACAATAAGTAGCTATTTCTTTAGGCTTATCAAGAACTCTATCATTTGTTTGGAGACGATCTATAGAGACATTCATAGCATTGGATCTTTCCAACCTAAAGAAATAGGCTGAGTTCTGTTCTCCTTCTTCCAGCCATTTTTTCCTGGATCTAACATATGCTCCCTTAGCTTTGGATCTGTACAGGTCATCTAATTTATTCTGTAGATTAGAGTATTCAGTGTTTTGAGTCTCTGTCAATGGTTCCCCAACTGATAAAGAAGAAAGCTGTGAAAGAACTTCATCTTCaattaatctgttttgttttgctatATTACTTCCAAATTTTCTTAAGAATTTCCCTAATTCATATTTTAGAAGCTCCCAATTCCGTCCATAAGATTTTTCTAATTCAGCTCTTTCCCAGTAAGTTTGGATTAACTCAACAATCTGCTCTTTAACCTTTTCATATTTAAGAAGAGAATTGTTAAGTTTCCAAAGTGACGCTTTAGAAGTATTAATTGTAGTATTGTGtgataaattaattgaaatataaatggCATTATGGTCAGTCAGTGGACTGTTACTAATATTAACAGAGATATTATTATTCACTAGTGTTTTAGAGATCAACCAATAATCGATTCTAGACTGCCTTGAACGGTCTTTGTTACACCAGGTGTACTGTATTACATCCGGGTACATTTCTCTCCATATGTCAACTAAATCAAATTTATCCATAAATGCTATAAGATTTGAGTTTGGAGAAGCTGCTTTCCTTGGAGGGTGTCGATCTAGCATGTTATTCATTACCATGTTAAAGTCACCACCTAAAATCAGAAAGGCAGTAGGATATTTTCCTAATGCAGATGAAAGTTTATGATCTAGCGTGTTTAAGAAAGTGCAGTTTTCCCCAACAGAGTTGTATCCATAGATGTTGATAATAATTACTATAAACTGATTAATAACTACTACTATTAGCAGGAAGTGACCTGAAGGATCAATACTGGTTTCCAGAATACGACCATTAAAATTATACTTCATAATCCCTACTCCAGCAGAATATTCTGACCCGTGTGACAACCATATTTCATTGCCCCACTGTGACCTCCAGAATTTGGAGTCTTTAGCTGTGGAGTGACTTTCCTGGAAAAAACAGAAATCTACTTTGTGCCtcttagaaaacaaaaataaggccttccttttaacattattttttaaacctctggcatttaaagaaaacaaagacaaagacataaaaaataaacaagaatataAAACCTAAAGAACTAGGTATAGAACAAGATATCAATTAGAACAGAAGAAAACTTCACTAGAATAAGACAAAAAAAGCGATAATTCGCCTGACTCTGCAACATAGGCATGAGTAAaagtctgttttgttttcttttatcctTAATTACAGTTCTTTCTCACTTTCGTTCTTTCAGTCATAATGACTTTAAATTTTGTTCAAAACGAGCGCTCATTCTTATTGACAGCTAAGGATGGTTCCAAAAGTAAATATTCCgtgtttaagaaaaatgttctaAACGattaaaacccaaaataaaaatatgaactgaAGATCCAGCACGTGAAGATTTTAAAGGTAATGGTACCTTTACATTTTCTAGCTCCAGACTCCAATTAGCTGAAAACTACACAGTCTGTCTATCCCGTTTAaagagaatagaaaaaaaataataataaataaataaataaataaataattaagtaaatgaaAAAATCCCTGGAGCAGTTCGTGCTTAATCATGGGTATCAAGAGAGTCATCTGCTGCCTTGATTCTTCCATGAGGACGCCTCAGCATCATTCAGCCTAACTGATCTTTGGCAGAAATCCTTTTACCGTCCACATATGCAAACGGCCCTCTGAAGCCTGCTCTCTTCCCTTCCTTTCTCGCTCGTTCGACAAGAGGCCAAAGCTTGTTCCTGGCGTCTTTGGTGCTTTGTGTCAAGTCTTCAAAAATCCTGATTTTCCGATCTTTGAGGACGGCGGCGGTTCGAACGTTCCGTGAAAGAAACTGTACAATGATGCGTCGGCTCGAGCGCGCTCCCTCAGATCGAGCACCCAGTCTGTGGGCCACATCAAGCATGTAGATGAGCTGGTCTGCTATCCCAGGAGAAACTTTACCGAATAAGTCGATTAGAATCTTTCGAACATCTTCTCCTCGCTGCTCGTGAATACCGGCCACTCGTAGATTCCACCTCCTTTTGTAAGCATCCAGTTCGTCGCATTTCTCCCGTAGCACACAGTTCTCCTTTTCGAGTGATTCCACCCTGCTCTGTAATGAGCTCACCTTGCTTGTAACCTCTTCTACTTGATTGCTCATAAACTCAAGCGCCTCAGTCACACTGTTTAATGAATTCGTATTGTCTTTCACTGTTACCTCAAGGGACTGCATGCGATTCAGAAAATCCAATTGCATTTTTTCTACTCGCTCCAAAACTTCCATCAGGTGTAAATTGGAGACCGTCTGATTGTCCGACGCCACTCTGTCGACCATTTTTGATTTTTTGGAAGGCGGTTTAGGAGTTTCAGGTAATGGGATTTTCGATCCAGAGGCATTCGCAGCGTCATTCACTTTGAAGGCCAGAGATTTCCTCGCGTAAGAATGCATGGCTCTTCGAACAGGCTTATCTTCTTCCATGATATTCGTTAAAGGTTAGAAAAAAGTTAGAAAGACGAAAGAACGAAAAAACATGTACTTAGATCAGCAAATAAAGTATAATTATGTTCCCTTCTACATGTGTCAACTATAAAATAAGTGCAGAGCTTCAGCACATGGATGTTACACAGTCGCCATCTTGGCCCCTCTCccttagttcatagttcgggtctatcgggtttttgactcgttccttaatcacgtgacagccacatacgctaaaaccaatgcaatatgagccggaaagagaattgattagttcatctcatgagtcttcgggtcgggtcgagtcattccttaatcacgtgacagacccatacgctaaaaccatagacagtaaaagaatgcagtattgagccggagagagaattgattagttcatctttcggttcttcgggttgttcgttcttttgtcccgtgatgtgacaacattggctagagtaattattaaatcagattgtctgtataaaccatacttttgtaacatatgacactttataaacattaaaaaacactgtgtacatacttttgaattgttgtttattgtttatttttgtgccagaaaagctttgtaacaaagaggacaactattccaaaataaatcaaaataataaaagtaaataattaaaaataaaattaaaattaaaagataataaagccacaaataacaaatgaactttaaaagtacaatataaaaaaaggaaaaaaaaaagaaaaactaaatattgcacaacaagctttgctttttttatataataatttaaaatgaatacattttaaaataaataacacttttgtgccaaaataaaaactttatatcaaagaggataactattccccaaataattttaaaccatttaaataaaaataaatgaaaattaagagatactaaagcttcggagccttataacaataacaaattacctttaaaatcacaacaacaacaacaacaaaaatattgcacaacaagctagtctttttaggggcggcagtggctcagtggttcatgtaggttgtctacaaaccggaaggttggtggttccaCAGCTCcccctgaccaagtgtcgaggtgtccttgagcaagacacctaaccccagctgctcccgacgagctggatggcgccttgaatggctgacaccgcagtcggtgtgtgaatgggtgaatgtgaggcaaattgtaaagtgctttggatggccatgtggtctgttgaaagcgctatataaatgcattccattctttttctaaataaataaaaataaataagctttaaaataaataacacactgtggctatatttttaggacttgctttaaggcatgtttgcattaaaaaaaaacaagctccctgaccttggatgggctgagtctgtttcttctatctgagataatctgcccagttttagaaaaaattctttcagatggcacagatgtggccacaatgcaaagtcttgtctttgtgacttcagaaaggcttttgtatactggtgaacatctcctccaccaggccagagggtctgatgtgcggggtaagagtggctctgcaaggtaggcctgcacctttatagcatctgaggtcttagaagaggtagcagaaggcctcaagcttgctaccctctcgtcaaagtcttcccaaaacatggcccctgcactggcagtcgcaccgGGATCTGaactatcctcctcactctgagctgggttaaaactgttaaagctgaagttatcataaccttaatgttttaaactaacattattaattcaaattcaaaattttatttgcttttaatgtatatgtcattatgtccttttttgagcaatcttcttatacatatattacaccaatatgtaaagtctgcctaggaaaagcaattattataccagcaaactcaaaattggagtaaaaatgaacaaactagtataaatactttttattgtaagcttgaattattatatttttatatagcctagtgtttatttaccgatagacagtcaaaaagacaaattaatcaatattttatttataacagggttttatttatttataaaataataacaaaccacagatcctcaacaaacagtaacaaaaacacagtgacagaaaatgtcagaaatagcgtatgggtctgtcacgagattaaggaacgagtcaaactcgacccgagacccgaaagactcatgagatgaactaataaattctctttccggctcaagactgcgttcgttttgcgtatggggctgtcacgtgattaaggaacgagtcaaactagacctgagacccgaaagactcatgagatgaactaataaattctctttccggctcaagactgcgttcgttttgcgtatggggctgtcacgtgattaaggaactaGTCAAACTCGACcagagacccgaaagactcatgagatgaactaataaattctctttccggctcaagactgcgttagttatgcgtatggggctgtcacgtgattaaggaacgagtcaaactcgacccgagacccgaaagactcatgagatgaactaatcaatttcctttccggctcaagactgcgttcgttttgcgtatgtggctgtcacgtgattaaggaatgacttaaacccgaggacttcttgtcagataagaggtgaggtgagctaatcacagactgaagacccaggtaaagaatgaatttttttttctgtatcttatagcattttagttttgtattgtttttagtgtgatcaacgtttgcgtaagtactagatgtgttggggaagtaacacataacatttccattacattttgctaaaatgaacgaaatgaacgaaat
The genomic region above belongs to Carassius carassius chromosome 3, fCarCar2.1, whole genome shotgun sequence and contains:
- the wdr97 gene encoding WD repeat-containing protein 97 isoform X1; its protein translation is MKMVKEEMETSQADSLKSSSPEQTNGEKNGQACTESIDEMNYWSVSPSILTHGLCHVLHLCCDESVSHMTCGVGAGSFASLHRRSRVQFYYPDGRLRDLSFYQSLTFRYAGLTSTHLPGRLVGWGPGAVLTVLDAELNPLVYAVEPMDVRVCKILEHSNELVTAGKGNVCVWCLTHLVCRKRVVEGLGRQVVFTHLALMTSRTEQGPRALAAYGRAVVVVDLTEGCIMEHKKNLHLREITGMVYCPLRDIVVTASDMTIRVWGPDWELQMAFVGHTALVTSLVLCPVSGLLLSSSLDGTLRCWRPEVGDQVQIIPIPNGCPPPLVMGGPDSAGTFFSYSTNSVDFWTFKCLYNLHCRLDGVLRGPVHQILTPPTPPSFHACVVCIHGNNNVTVVAAETGEVLTRFQANGRVRCADYCVPKDILLVLTEDGVVTTASTLTSPVTVLDEWHGIEHWDWSGGQMQANIGIVCCMVLYNDVKGIQLGQEEWRSLQMQRSQKPKKIQLLHDAKNRFLVVLGHCGGCVSVLNMHSGKIQFRTSAHNNQNLSSMQAYPNSGYLLTAGEDKALLVWRVFPCAQQCLSLYFSVLCDMPPVLMALMGTQLIVASQDPENDTYSLVQYSLESQSRSDQKPNEKHHNKITGLCACHQLSMFTSSSQDGTVRIWDMENHLLRILELNAEPECLAYCESGDLLLGITGDLYRIPQTQLLPLDFRTQKWYPDSELLKSCIPIMSHDCRTESCHIIRKDGPEMQDRIKDLDFGAIMALHKDLESLQKGEVECGRRKPANIKSKREAFNNYLGLICRRPLDIRIPEDMFDVYATLFPPKLPELPPLSPPSFTDGLSTRLHSPKTQQSELDEVQCLYNEEEEKKREKAHKHRTPIAKTPSTQKSPLPPSPVAETLIYPPQKALPPIKSPTPPLTPPSESAPPLLTSVPPSPSSALPSPTSHLPEFLLQYVDEHWFQKMFPDLSCISSSLCPKEFCKHLLNFMVTCSMAQKNSILNALLMLIQQEVLDKESLSTGLLVCLKNYIHKNMSREEQHFVGELLNVLVYLSPDGFDTIVELLAMLANKEADLKALVLCVLQRLGVEEAELWLCPELESWNSLTKHKPDQHNSLRDMASHWLLTWTRKYKVHSGSVFLSSEGIESVFASVEVLKYFCSVQKGKQTRPLPPPPEGRKDAVIVHSDLPRLKPIQRLGETYSMSRIREPQGRLLPPLPYRPMLMDFPRFLSLPLAHVTLSPFPFSLDFQTFRRPSPQRYFFLERSYVQYYR